A section of the Carya illinoinensis cultivar Pawnee chromosome 12, C.illinoinensisPawnee_v1, whole genome shotgun sequence genome encodes:
- the LOC122289759 gene encoding glucan endo-1,3-beta-glucosidase 11-like isoform X2 → MELSTFRDWSSVILLFISGILLFPVMVASIGINYGQIANNLPSPESVVPLVKTIGATKVKLYDADPRVLKAFANTGVEFVVGLGNEYLAKMKDPENAQAWVKTNVQAYLPATKITSIFVGNEVLTFNDTSLAGCLLPAMQNVHTALVNLGLDKQVAVTTAHSLAILETSYPPSAGAFRRDLSGCITQILSFHAKTGSPFLINAYPYFAYKASPKHVTLDFVLFQPNPGVVDPVTNLRYDNMLFAQIDAVYAALASAGYKKLPVHISETGWPSRGDENEVGATPENAKKYNGNLFKLMKKKGTPMRPSSDLNIYVFALFNENMKPGPTSERNYGLFKPDGTPAYALCIATNDGVSNTTNFGGSTPGAPIPGSSDTPLTPPTGYLSITSAAPERYQSVAAPAFLFFFTSMMMMMVMGLIHH, encoded by the exons ATGGAGTTGAGCACATTTCGCGACTGGTCTTCGGTAATACTACTTTTTATCTCAG GAATTTTGTTGTTTCCTGTAATGGTTGCTTCAATTGGGATAAACTACGGCCAAATAGCGAACAATCTACCTTCGCCAGAGAGCGTGGTACCTCTTGTCAAAACCATCGGTGCCACTAAGGTGAAGCTCTACGACGCAGATCCACGAGTGCTCAAAGCATTCGCCAACACCGGCGTGGAGTTCGTTGTCGGGCTAGGAAATGAGTACTTGGCGAAGATGAAGGACCCAGAAAATGCCCAAGCCTGGGTCAAGACCAACGTCCAGGCCTACCTTCCGGCAACGAAAATCACCTCCATCTTCGTTGGCAACGAAGTTTTAACCTTCAACGACACCTCTCTCGCAGGTTGTCTCCTACCAGCAATGCAGAACGTGCACACGGCGCTCGTGAATCTTGGGTTAGACAAGCAAGTGGCTGTGACCACCGCTCACTCCCTGGCCATTCTCGAAACCTCGTACCCACCTTCGGCCGGGGCTTTTCGCCGCGATCTGTCGGGCTGTATCACCCAGATTTTGAGCTTCCACGCCAAGACGGGCTCGCCATTCTTGATCAACGCGTACCCTTACTTCGCGTACAAGGCGAGCCCGAAGCATGTCACGCTGGACTTCGTTCTCTTCCAGCCGAACCCAGGGGTCGTAGACCCTGTTACGAACCTCCGCTACGACAACATGCTGTTCGCGCAGATCGACGCCGTGTACGCCGCACTCGCTTCAGCTGGCTACAAGAAGTTGCCGGTTCACATCTCCGAGACGGGTTGGCCGTCGAGAGGGGACGAGAACGAGGTCGGGGCGACCCCGGAGAACGCCAAGAAGTACAACGGGAATCTGTTTAAGCTGATGAAGAAGAAGGGTACACCGATGAGGCCGAGTTCGGACCTGAACATCTACGTCTTTGCTTTGTTCAACGAGAACATGAAGCCCGGACCGACTTCGGAGAGGAATTATGGGCTGTTCAAGCCTGACGGGACTCCTGCGTACGCCCTTTGCATTGCCACAAACGACGGCGTTAGTAACACTACGAACTTCGGGGGCTCTACTCCTGGGGCCCCTATTCCTGGGAGCTCTGATACCCCCCTGACGCCGCCCACAGGTTATTTGTCCATTACCTCTGCTGCTCCG GAGAGGTACCAATCGGTGGCTGCTCCGgcattccttttcttcttcacgtctatgatgatgatgatggtgatggGATTGATCCACCATTAA
- the LOC122289759 gene encoding glucan endo-1,3-beta-glucosidase 11-like isoform X1 has protein sequence MELSTFRDWSSVILLFISVGILLFPVMVASIGINYGQIANNLPSPESVVPLVKTIGATKVKLYDADPRVLKAFANTGVEFVVGLGNEYLAKMKDPENAQAWVKTNVQAYLPATKITSIFVGNEVLTFNDTSLAGCLLPAMQNVHTALVNLGLDKQVAVTTAHSLAILETSYPPSAGAFRRDLSGCITQILSFHAKTGSPFLINAYPYFAYKASPKHVTLDFVLFQPNPGVVDPVTNLRYDNMLFAQIDAVYAALASAGYKKLPVHISETGWPSRGDENEVGATPENAKKYNGNLFKLMKKKGTPMRPSSDLNIYVFALFNENMKPGPTSERNYGLFKPDGTPAYALCIATNDGVSNTTNFGGSTPGAPIPGSSDTPLTPPTGYLSITSAAPERYQSVAAPAFLFFFTSMMMMMVMGLIHH, from the exons ATGGAGTTGAGCACATTTCGCGACTGGTCTTCGGTAATACTACTTTTTATCTCAG TAGGAATTTTGTTGTTTCCTGTAATGGTTGCTTCAATTGGGATAAACTACGGCCAAATAGCGAACAATCTACCTTCGCCAGAGAGCGTGGTACCTCTTGTCAAAACCATCGGTGCCACTAAGGTGAAGCTCTACGACGCAGATCCACGAGTGCTCAAAGCATTCGCCAACACCGGCGTGGAGTTCGTTGTCGGGCTAGGAAATGAGTACTTGGCGAAGATGAAGGACCCAGAAAATGCCCAAGCCTGGGTCAAGACCAACGTCCAGGCCTACCTTCCGGCAACGAAAATCACCTCCATCTTCGTTGGCAACGAAGTTTTAACCTTCAACGACACCTCTCTCGCAGGTTGTCTCCTACCAGCAATGCAGAACGTGCACACGGCGCTCGTGAATCTTGGGTTAGACAAGCAAGTGGCTGTGACCACCGCTCACTCCCTGGCCATTCTCGAAACCTCGTACCCACCTTCGGCCGGGGCTTTTCGCCGCGATCTGTCGGGCTGTATCACCCAGATTTTGAGCTTCCACGCCAAGACGGGCTCGCCATTCTTGATCAACGCGTACCCTTACTTCGCGTACAAGGCGAGCCCGAAGCATGTCACGCTGGACTTCGTTCTCTTCCAGCCGAACCCAGGGGTCGTAGACCCTGTTACGAACCTCCGCTACGACAACATGCTGTTCGCGCAGATCGACGCCGTGTACGCCGCACTCGCTTCAGCTGGCTACAAGAAGTTGCCGGTTCACATCTCCGAGACGGGTTGGCCGTCGAGAGGGGACGAGAACGAGGTCGGGGCGACCCCGGAGAACGCCAAGAAGTACAACGGGAATCTGTTTAAGCTGATGAAGAAGAAGGGTACACCGATGAGGCCGAGTTCGGACCTGAACATCTACGTCTTTGCTTTGTTCAACGAGAACATGAAGCCCGGACCGACTTCGGAGAGGAATTATGGGCTGTTCAAGCCTGACGGGACTCCTGCGTACGCCCTTTGCATTGCCACAAACGACGGCGTTAGTAACACTACGAACTTCGGGGGCTCTACTCCTGGGGCCCCTATTCCTGGGAGCTCTGATACCCCCCTGACGCCGCCCACAGGTTATTTGTCCATTACCTCTGCTGCTCCG GAGAGGTACCAATCGGTGGCTGCTCCGgcattccttttcttcttcacgtctatgatgatgatgatggtgatggGATTGATCCACCATTAA
- the LOC122289757 gene encoding ubiquitin carboxyl-terminal hydrolase 9-like, producing MTIPDSGFMMENGASCLPHPPEEENRIVKDLMNISENNLKEGNIYYVISNRWFTSWQRYVGQGNVESTEKQLSGSRHSKVVPSKMADRPGPIDNSDIVLDINDHGSNDLEVRKSLHEGVDYVLVPQEVWEKLFDWYKGGPALPRKLILQEGVKHQQFNVEVYRLCLNLIDSRDNSQSVVRLSKKASIRELYDRVCALKGIAQGKACIWDYFNEQKHAPLNILNQTLEESHLQMDQHILLEVQVDEHYSSQFGMDSTGNELALVPLEPSRSSLTIAGGPTTSNGHSTGYGFNLNQGSALSTGFSDIDGRYDSYNSGRKGEHGGLAGLQNLGNTCFMNSAIQCLVHTPPLVEYFLQDYSEEINKENPLGMNGELAIAFGELLRKLWSSGRTTIAPRAFKGKLARFAPQFSGYNQHDSQELLAFLLDGLHEDLNRVKQKPYIETKDSDGRPDEEVADECWKYHKARNDSVIVDVCQGQYKSTLVCPVCGKISITFDPFMYLSLPLPSTVTRIMTVTMFYGDGSGLPMPYTVTLFKHGCCKDLTQALATACCLKGDESLLLAEVYEHRIHRYFENPLELLASIKDDEHIVAYRISKRGTGRTKLEIIHRLQEKCTSDNLKGGGRKLFGTPLVTYLGEDALNGAGISIAVSRMLSPLRRRYSSLTKAHSSVENGCVSEAMDEPLDSYNAQSVPGDQSINNTEVEETSSRDLSFQLFLTNGSGLSCKPIEKDSFIKSSQLVKVFLDWSDKERELYDSSYLKDLPEVHKTGFTVKKTRQEAVSLFSCLEAFLTEEPLGPDDMWYCPRCKEHRQATKKLDLWMLPDILVVHLKRFSYSRYLKNKLDAFVNFPIRNLDLSKYVKGKDGQSHVYELYAISNHYGGLGGGHYTAYGKLINENRWYHFDDSHVSPVSETDIRTSAAYLLFYQRVKSDPRSGAGE from the exons ATGACGATTCCGGATTCGGGTTTCATGATGGAAAACGGGGCGAGTTGCTTGCCGCATCCGCCCGAGGAAGAGAATCGGATCGtaaaggatttgatgaatatctccgaaaataatttgaaagaaGGCAACATCTACTACGTCATTTCCAACAG GTGGTTTACAAGCTGGCAGAGGTATGTTGGTCAGGGCAATGTTGAATCAACTGAGAAGCAGTTATCGGGTTCTCGGCACTCGAAAGTGGTTCCTTCAAAAATGGCAGATAGACCTGGACCAATTGATAATTCTGATATTGTTCTAGACATAAACGATCACGGGAGCAATGATTTAGAGGTTCGAAAATCTTTGCATGAAGGGGTGGACTATGTTTTAGTTCCTCAAGAAGTTTGGGAAAAGCTTTTTGATTG GTACAAAGGAGGACCGGCATTACCGAGGAAGTTGATTTTACAGGAAGGTGTCAAACACCAGCAATTTAATGTGGAGGTTTATCGACTTTGTCTTAATTTGATTGATTCAAGAGACAACAGCCAATCAGTTGTAAGGTTAAGCAAAAAG GCTTCTATACGTGAACTTTATGATAGGGTGTGTGCACTTAAAGGAATAGCACAAGGAAAG GCTTGTATTTGGGACTACTTCAATGAGCAGAAGCATgcacctttaaatattttaaaccaAACCCTGGAGGAATCACACTTGCAGATGGATCAACAT ATCCTTCTGGAGGTACAAGTTGATGAACATTATTCTTCTCAATTTGGCATGGATTCAACAGGAAATGAGTTAGCTCTGGTACCCCTAGAACCTTCAAGATCATCTTTGACAATTGCAGGGGGCCCAACCACATCAAATGGGCATTCAACCGGTTATGGTTTTAATTTGAATCAAGGAAGTGCATTGAGCACCGGATTTAGTGATATAGATGGTAGATATGATAGTTATAACTCTGGGAGAAAAGGAGAACATGGAGGATTAGCAGGACTGCAGAATCTGGGGAATACTTGTTTCATGAATAGTGCCATTCAGTGTTTAGTTCACACGCCCCCTCTTGTTGAATATTTCTTGCAAGATTATTCTGAGGAGATCAACAAAGAAAATCCACTAGGAATGAAT GGTGAGCTTGCAATTGCATTTGGTGAGCTATTGAGAAAATTGTGGTCTTCAGGGCGAACAACAATTGCTCCACGTGCATTTAAGGGGAAACTTGCTCGATTTGCACCACAATTTAGTGGTTATAATCAGCATGATTCTCAG gaACTTCTTGCCTTCTTACTAGATGGGCTGCATGAAGATTTGAATCGTGTCAAACAAAAACCTTACATTGAAACGAAGGATTCAGACGGTCGACCAGATGAGGAAGTTGCAGATGAGTGCTGGAAGTATCATAAGGCCCGGAATGATTCAGTAATTGTTGATGTTTGCCAA GGTCAATACAAGTCCACACTGGTTTGCCCGGTATGTGGCAAAATCTCAATTACTTTTGACCCATTCATGTACTTATCATTGCCACTTCCTTCAACTGTGACGCGGATAATGACGGTTACTATGTTTTATGGTGATGGAAGTGGTCTTCCTATGCCTTACACTGTGACTCTGTTTAAACATGGTTGCTGTAAAGATCTTACCCAGGCATTGGCTACTGCATGCTGCTTGAAGGGTGATGAAAGCCTTCTGCTTGCAGAG GTTTATGAACATCGGATCCATCGATATTTTGAGAACCCTTTGGAACTGTTGGCTTCAATAAAGGATGATGAACATATTGTTGCCTACCGAATATCCAAAAGGGGAACAGGAAGAACAAAGCTAGAAATTATTCATCGACTGCAGGAAAA ATGTACATCCGACAATCTAAAGGGTGGTGGTAGGAAGCTTTTCGGAACCCCTCTGGTGACTTACTTAGGAGAAGATGCTCTAAATGGAGCTGGTATTAGCATTGCTGTTTCTAGAATGCTGTCACCTTTGAGGAGGAGATATTCTTCTTTGACTAAGGCTCATAGCAGTGTAGAAAATGGCTGTGTTTCAGAAGCTATGGACGAACCATTGGACAGCTACAATGCTCAGTCTGTACCGGGAGACCAATCAATAAACAACACAGAAGTAGAGGAAACATCTAGCAGGGACTTATCCTTCCAGCTCTTTTTAACTAATGGAAGTGGTTTGAGCTGCAAGCCAATTGAGAAGGATTCTTTCATAAAATCAAGTCAACTTGTTAAGGTGTTTCTCGACTGGAGTGACAAAGAACGTGAATTATATGATTCCAGTTACCTCAAGGATCTCCCTGAGGTTCACAAGACTGGGTTCACTGTGAAGAAAACCCGGCAGGAAGCTGTCTCTTTGTTTTCATGCTTGGAGGCATTCCTGACTGAAGAACCTCTAGGGCCGGATGACATGTG GTATTGCCCAAGGTGCAAGGAACATAGGCAAGCAacaaaaaaacttgatttgtggATGTTGCCAGACATCCTTGTTGTTCACTTGAAACGGTTCTCCTACAGCAGATACCTGAAGAACAAACTAGATGCTTTTGTGAATTTCCCTATTCGCAACCTCGATTTGAGCAAATATGTGAAGGGCAAAGATGGTCAATCTCACGTTTATGAGCTATATGCTATCAGCAACCATTATGGTGGTCTTGGTGGTGGGCACTACACTGCATATGGCAAG TTGATCAACGAGAATAGATGGTACCATTTTGATGACAGTCATGTTTCTCCAGTGAGTGAAACTGACATCAGGACTTCGGCCGCATACCTGTTATTCTATCAGAGAGTTAAAAGCGATCCAAGGTCAGGAGCAGGAGAGTAA
- the LOC122289788 gene encoding polyadenylate-binding protein-interacting protein 12-like, with amino-acid sequence MAVVENAAVDLVLSVGSSSRSLEIPSLESGGAAAAPSSSLNGYDQTNHGHVRHLIDPQSLQNNGEVPILMHHPDQPLYVTPTVHVSGGQMPQTSFDAKIVAHRSNERDFARNGDAMTGGGESFNRDLRELQELFSKLNPMAKEFVPPSLIGLNDGFHANNLAMYGNNGNEFINGNAGRRSQRKNYNQGKRRPNTRTGLAQREESIRRTVYVSDIDQQVTEEQLAALFINCGMVVDCRICGDPNSVLRFAFIEFTDEESARAALDLSGTMLGFYPVRVLPSKTAIAPVNPTFLPRTEDEREICARTIYCTNIDKKVSQADVKLFFESVCGEVFRLRLLGDYNHSTRIAFVEFLMAESAIAALNCSGVILGSLPIRVSPSKTPVRPRAPRPPIH; translated from the exons ATGGCCGTCGTTGAGAATGCTGCGGTGGACTTGGTGTTGAGCGTGGGCTCCTCGAGCCGAAGCTTGGAGATTCCTTCGCTGGAATCAGGGGGTGCAGCTGCGGCACCGTCGTCATCATTGAACGGTTACGATCAGACCAACCACGGCCACGTGCGACACCTTATCGACCCCCAGAGCTTACAAAACAACGGGGAAGTCCCGATTCTGATGCACCATCCCGATCAGCCGCTTTACGTTACTCCCACGGTACACGTAAGCGGCGGCCAGATGCCCCAGACGAGCTTCGATGCGAAGATCGTGGCCCACCGATCCAACGAAAGGGATTTCGCGAGGAATGGGGACGCCATGACCGGCGGCGGAGAGAGCTTCAATCGGGACTTGAGGGAGTTACAGGAGCTGTTCTCGAAGCTGAACCCCATGGCCAAGGAGTTTGTGCCTCCGTCGCTAATTGGTTTGAATGATGGATTCCACGCTAACAACTTGGCAATGTACGGCAACAACGGGAATGAGTTTATTAATGGCAACGCCGGCCGACGG TCTCAGAGGAAGAATTATAATCAAGGGAAAAGGAGACCGAACACCAGGACAGGTTTGGCTCAGCGAGAGGAGTCCATTCGGAGGACTGTTTATGTGTCTGACATTGATCAACAG GTCACAGAAGAACAGCTTGCAGCTCTGTTTATCAACTGTGGAATG GTTGTTGACTGTCGAATATGTGGTGACCCTAATTCTGTACTTCGTTTTGCCTTTATTGAGTTTACCGATGAAG AAAGTGCAAGGGCTGCTTTAGATCTGTCGGGGACGATGCTTGGATTCTACCCTGTGAGGGTGCTGCCTTCTAAAACAGCTATTGCACCGGTTAACCCAACTTTTTTGCCTAGG ACAGAAGATGAACGTGAGATATGTGCAAGAACTATCTATTGTACAAATATTGACAAGAAG GTTTCTCAAGCTGATGTCAAGCTCTTTTTTGAATCAGTCTGTGGAGAG GTTTTTCGCCTGAGGCTACTAGGGGACTACAACCATTCCACCCGTATCGCTTTTGTTGAGTTTCTTATG GCTGAAAGTGCAATTGCTGCTCTCAACTGTAGCGGTGTGATTCTGGGTTCCCTGCCTATAAG GGTAAGCCCATCAAAGACGCCTGTCCGCCCGCGTGCTCCTCGTCCTCCAATACATTGA
- the LOC122289789 gene encoding uncharacterized protein LOC122289789 → MGNCLFGGLGEVDHGVVEVVTSNGGVMEFYAPISVGCITQEFPGHGIFRSHDLFWKPLSLHEELVAGQSYYLLPVNDDVDKDDMSRHGQIVRRGHVRSNSSVPASLAVSYRMSLDYQGLLKRSYTDVFSKYNNGRFWKVKLVISPEQLAEILSQEGRTQELIESVRTVAKCGKGGVSDLEFSDQWSLSSSWNASSKKEALVDMI, encoded by the coding sequence ATGGGAAACTGTCTGTTTGGAGGCTTAGGAGAGGTTGATCATGGAGTAGTCGAAGTGGTTACGTCCAACGGAGGTGTCATGGAATTTTATGCGCCAATTTCCGTAGGCTGCATCACCCAAGAATTCCCAGGCCACGGGATTTTCCGCAGCCATGATCTTTTCTGGAAACCGCTCTCTCTCCATGAAGAACTCGTGGCAGGACAGTCATACTATCTGCTCCCAGTCAATGACGACGTCGACAAGGACGACATGAGTCGACACGGCCAAATCGTCCGGAGAGGACACGTTCGATCCAACAGTAGCGTACCAGCGTCATTGGCTGTCTCATATAGGATGTCGCTCGACTACCAAGGGTTGCTGAAGAGGTCGTACACGGATGTTTTCTCCAAGTACAACAATGGGCGATTCTGGAAAGTGAAGCTGGTTATTAGCCCAGAGCAGTTGGCGGAGATACTGTCACAGGAGGGTCGCACCCAAGAGTTGATAGAGAGCGTGAGGACCGTGGCAAAGTGTGGGAAGGGTGGTGTTTCGGATCTGGAATTTTCAGATCAATGGAGCCTCTCAAGCAGTTGGAATGCTTCCTCCAAGAAAGAAGCATTAGTAGACATGATTTAG
- the LOC122289073 gene encoding NAC domain-containing protein 12-like — MAEDIMNLSINGKSQVPPGFRFHPTEEELLHYYLRKKVADEKIDLDVIREVDLNKLEPWDIQEKCKIGSTPQNDWYFFSHKDKKYPTGTRTNRATAAGFWKATGRDKIIYSSFRRIGLRKTLVFYKGRAPHGQKSDWIMHEYRLDESIHETSVCNSVGESMAEDGWVVCRVFKKKNFQKAVESPKTSSISLDSNTHQILASRNDGVLDQIILYMGRNNCKPENESFGNNISISDNSTTTSNNMMFLTAKHIDEGLHDRFLHLPRLESPTLPSLPIYQSFDHHDQMVTDTQPSSFTNHASGGNEDKTKLVDDDHHHDHHEANWVAFDRMVASQLNGAEEAEETAQQLSCFNDPNNMAFCPPDHDDVQFSDIRLSRQSQISHVYNTSENDIWSFTKSSSSPISSSSDPLSHLSV, encoded by the exons ATGGCAGAAGATATCATGAATCTGTCCATAAATGGCAAATCTCAGGTTCCTCCAGGTTTCCGATTTCACCCTACCGAAGAGGAACTTCTGCACTACTACCTGAGGAAGAAAGTTGCCGATGAGAAGATTGACCTTGATGTAATCCGCGAAGTTGATCTTAATAAGCTCGAGCCATGGGATATTCAAG AGAAGTGCAAGATAGGATCCACCCCTCAAAATGATTGGTACTTCTTCAGTCATAAAGACAAAAAGTATCCAACTGGGACTCGAACAAATCGTGCAACAGCAGCTGGGTTTTGGAAGGCCACCGGCCGAGATAAGATCATCTATAGCAGCTTTAGAAGAATTGGATTGAGGAAAACTCTAGTGTTCTACAAAGGACGAGCACCACATGGACAAAAATCAGACTGGATCATGCATGAATATAGGCTAGATGAAAGCATCCATGAAACTAGC GTTTGTAATTCAGTAGGAGAGTCAATGGCGGAAGACGGATGGGTGGTTTGCCGTGTATTCAAGAAGAAGAACTTTCAGAAAGCCGTAGAGAGTCCTAAAACCTCGTCTATCTCTTTGGATTCAAACACTCATCAGATACTTGCTTCTAGAAATGACGGGGTCCTGGATCAAATAATCTTATACATGGGAAGGAATAATTGCAAGCCGGAAAACGAATCATTCGGCAACAACATCAGTATCTCCGACAACAGTACTACTACTAGCAACAATATGATGTTTCTCACTGCAAAGCATATCGATGAAGGTCTCCATGACAGATTCCTTCATCTCCCACGACTAGAGAGCCCAACCCTTCCTTCGCTTCCCATTTATCAGTCATTTGATCATCACGATCAGATGGTCACAGATACTCAACCATCTTCGTTCACCAATCATGCTAGTGGTGGCAACGAGGACAAGACCAAGCTGgttgatgatgatcatcatcacGATCACCATGAGGCCAACTGGGTTGCCTTCGATCGGATGGTGGCGTCGCAGCTTAATGGAGCCGAAGAGGCCGAGGAGACAGCCCAGCAATTATCCTGCTTTAATGACCCCAACAACATGGCTTTCTGTCCTCCTGATCACGATGATGTACAATTCTCGGACATACGTTTGAGTAGGCAAAGTCAAATCTCCCATGTCTACAATACTAGCGAGAATGACATATGGAGCTTCAccaaatcatcatcatcaccaatatcatcatcatctgacCCTTTATCCCACTTGTCGGTATAA